In a single window of the Methanofollis ethanolicus genome:
- a CDS encoding Ni/Fe hydrogenase subunit alpha → MTRLTISPVTRIEGHAEVRIDLDEQGEVSSAHFNVVELRGFEKFLIGAAVEEAPRITPRICGICPTSHHVAAAMATDQIFGAEPPATGRKLRELLMAGQYIHSHALHFFMLAAPDFLLGDAPAEERNVIGLAKKAPEIAKKAIEVRKLGQRITEAVGGKPIHPSNAIPGGMSRPLSEDQRQTLLASAQAGLAIAEEGWETAQGIMDGVDLSLGAVETAFMSLSDNGVHSVLGGAVTILGKDGSPAGSFTGADYARQIREYSEDWSYLKFCRLANGDHYRVGPLARLNIVRSMGTPKADAALARYHDTFGACTQTTLAYNIARYVEFLGACEKAVALLEDTAITGTDVRTPVTGVVEKRGVGIVEAPRGTLIHDYVVDDQGMIETCNLIVATCQNNYAMDRGVEEVARKVIVGGELTEAASNRIETVIRAYDPCISCATHALGRMPMRIRVVQRSGSGHEIIQEKEVN, encoded by the coding sequence TTGACGCGGCTGACCATCTCGCCGGTGACCAGGATCGAGGGGCACGCGGAGGTGCGGATCGACCTCGACGAACAGGGCGAGGTATCGAGCGCCCACTTCAATGTCGTCGAACTCCGCGGTTTCGAGAAGTTCCTTATCGGTGCTGCTGTCGAGGAGGCGCCTCGGATCACCCCGCGCATCTGCGGGATCTGCCCCACCTCCCACCATGTGGCGGCAGCCATGGCCACAGACCAGATCTTCGGTGCGGAACCCCCGGCGACAGGCAGAAAACTCAGGGAACTCCTGATGGCCGGGCAGTACATCCACTCGCACGCCCTCCACTTCTTCATGCTTGCCGCCCCTGACTTCCTCCTCGGCGACGCCCCTGCCGAGGAGAGAAACGTCATCGGGCTTGCGAAGAAGGCCCCTGAGATCGCAAAGAAGGCGATCGAGGTGAGAAAACTTGGCCAGAGGATCACCGAGGCCGTCGGCGGCAAACCTATCCACCCCTCGAACGCCATTCCCGGCGGCATGTCCAGACCCCTCTCCGAAGACCAGCGCCAGACTCTCCTTGCCTCAGCACAGGCAGGCCTTGCCATTGCCGAAGAGGGATGGGAGACGGCGCAGGGGATCATGGACGGCGTCGACCTCTCCCTCGGTGCGGTCGAGACGGCCTTCATGAGCCTCTCCGACAACGGGGTCCACAGCGTCCTCGGTGGTGCCGTGACCATCCTCGGAAAGGACGGTTCTCCCGCGGGATCGTTCACCGGTGCGGACTACGCCCGGCAGATCCGGGAATACTCGGAGGACTGGTCGTACCTGAAGTTCTGCCGCCTTGCGAACGGCGACCACTACCGGGTCGGCCCCCTTGCGCGGCTGAACATCGTCCGGTCCATGGGCACTCCGAAGGCCGATGCCGCCCTTGCCCGGTATCACGATACCTTCGGCGCCTGCACCCAGACGACCCTCGCCTACAACATCGCGCGGTACGTCGAGTTCCTCGGCGCCTGCGAGAAGGCCGTCGCCCTCCTCGAAGACACGGCCATCACCGGCACCGACGTCCGGACGCCGGTCACCGGCGTCGTGGAGAAGCGTGGCGTCGGGATCGTCGAGGCCCCCCGCGGCACCCTCATCCATGACTACGTGGTGGACGATCAGGGCATGATTGAGACGTGCAACCTCATCGTCGCCACCTGCCAGAATAATTACGCAATGGACCGGGGTGTCGAGGAAGTTGCCCGCAAGGTGATCGTCGGCGGTGAACTGACCGAAGCCGCATCGAACAGGATCGAAACCGTCATCCGTGCCTATGATCCATGCATCTCCTGTGCAACCCATGCCCTGGGTCGGATGCCGATGCGGATCCGGGTGGTACAGCGGTCCGGTAGCGGTCATGAGATCATTCAGGAAAAGGAAGTGAATTAA
- a CDS encoding roadblock/LC7 domain-containing protein — MLKQILTEFLRLDGVTAAVVVGRDGFVIEDAISGEIDTDALGAMASTGMGTSEAMGTELGKGNLNQMLVELESGPILLSPLSEDELIAIVAGGGANIGRIRYELKKNKERIIAAL, encoded by the coding sequence ATGCTCAAACAGATCTTGACGGAGTTTCTCAGGCTTGATGGTGTGACTGCTGCTGTTGTCGTCGGGCGGGACGGGTTTGTGATCGAGGACGCCATATCCGGCGAGATCGACACCGATGCCCTCGGTGCCATGGCATCGACAGGCATGGGTACCTCCGAAGCGATGGGTACCGAGCTCGGCAAGGGAAACCTCAATCAGATGCTTGTCGAACTGGAGAGCGGGCCTATCCTCCTCTCTCCTCTTTCCGAGGACGAACTCATCGCCATCGTTGCCGGTGGTGGTGCAAACATCGGCAGGATCCGGTACGAACTGAAGAAGAACAAGGAACGGATCATCGCAGCCCTGTAG
- a CDS encoding roadblock/LC7 domain-containing protein — MMLPDGKTFGSMTAPLTEVLPFTEAFHAIVRIRTDDGEGFVLSDEGKAVAAWCREGAKDLRGGFALARLLAESSLSCELSRYGNDEYGLALERCRDAGYLIGWESPDEDGAVPVTTFPEAEGSAPAGSAVPELNEESLHLILSQPGVVAVSAFYEGFAVQSVGATDFDRIAAISEDLLRAGLKIADDMEMGGLDEIILETPGGKLIIAPFGDLSLCVLTAANANLGLVRVALRSIRWEG, encoded by the coding sequence ATGATGTTGCCTGATGGGAAGACTTTCGGGAGCATGACGGCCCCGCTCACCGAGGTGCTGCCATTTACCGAGGCGTTCCACGCCATTGTGCGAATACGCACCGACGACGGCGAAGGCTTCGTCCTCTCTGACGAGGGAAAAGCGGTAGCTGCCTGGTGCCGGGAGGGGGCAAAGGATTTGAGAGGTGGTTTTGCCCTCGCCCGTCTCCTTGCCGAATCGTCACTCTCGTGCGAGCTCAGCAGGTACGGGAATGATGAATATGGCCTTGCCCTGGAGAGGTGCCGGGATGCGGGATACCTTATTGGCTGGGAGAGTCCGGACGAGGACGGTGCGGTCCCTGTAACGACGTTTCCCGAGGCCGAGGGTTCTGCCCCTGCAGGGTCCGCGGTGCCCGAACTGAACGAAGAGTCCTTACATCTCATTCTCTCCCAGCCGGGAGTCGTCGCCGTATCCGCGTTCTATGAAGGTTTTGCTGTTCAGTCTGTCGGTGCGACCGACTTTGACCGCATTGCCGCCATCTCCGAGGACCTCCTCCGGGCCGGCCTGAAGATTGCCGATGATATGGAGATGGGCGGTCTCGACGAGATAATTCTTGAGACCCCGGGCGGAAAATTGATCATCGCTCCCTTCGGCGACCTCTCCCTCTGTGTCCTCACCGCAGCCAATGCCAATCTTGGTCTCGTGCGGGTCGCCCTGCGGAGCATCAGGTGGGAGGGATAG